One Candidatus Margulisiibacteriota bacterium genomic window carries:
- the rpsD gene encoding 30S ribosomal protein S4, with protein sequence MGSYKGASCKLCRREGIKLFLKSDKCESPKCPLAKRAYPPGQHGPVFRSKLSEFGIRMREKQKAKRFYYLAEGQFRKYFQKADNTPGNTAEELIKLVERRLDNVVFRAGLAYTRMNARQLVNHGHFLVNGKKVDIPSYLVSENDVLSIKESSKESFATIIEKNKNRVGYSWITSDVSANKYTFTRIPNLEESAVPVNLQLIVEYYSR encoded by the coding sequence ATGGGTTCGTACAAGGGAGCGTCTTGCAAATTATGTAGAAGAGAAGGCATTAAGCTTTTTTTAAAAAGCGATAAGTGTGAAAGTCCAAAATGTCCACTAGCAAAGAGGGCATATCCTCCTGGACAGCATGGTCCTGTTTTTAGAAGCAAACTTTCAGAGTTTGGTATTCGTATGAGAGAAAAACAAAAGGCGAAAAGATTTTATTATCTTGCTGAAGGACAGTTTAGAAAATATTTTCAAAAAGCTGATAATACTCCTGGCAATACTGCCGAAGAGTTGATTAAGTTAGTTGAAAGAAGATTAGATAATGTTGTGTTTAGGGCAGGTCTTGCTTATACAAGGATGAATGCCCGACAACTAGTTAATCATGGTCATTTTTTAGTGAATGGGAAAAAAGTAGACATCCCTTCATATCTAGTTAGTGAAAATGATGTTTTATCCATTAAAGAATCTTCCAAAGAGTCTTTTGCTACTATAATTGAGAAAAATAAAAATAGAGTAGGGTATAGTTGGATTACTTCAGATGTAAGTGCTAACAAGTATACTTTTACAAGAATACCAAATTTAGAAGAATCCGCAGTTCCTGTGAATTTACAGTTAATTGTTGAGTATTATTCTAGATAA
- the rpsK gene encoding 30S ribosomal protein S11 yields MVAAKKKTNVTKKKKVKKNIAHGIAFIKSNFNNTIISITDLEGNVISWGSSGAVGFKGSKKGTPFAAQSAGERAAIIAKENGMQHIDVFVKGPGPGRETAIRAIQAAGIEVISIKDVTPIPHNGCRPRKRRRV; encoded by the coding sequence ATGGTAGCTGCTAAGAAAAAAACCAATGTAACTAAAAAAAAGAAAGTTAAAAAGAATATAGCTCATGGTATTGCTTTTATAAAATCAAATTTTAATAACACAATTATTTCAATTACTGATTTAGAGGGTAATGTTATCTCTTGGGGAAGTTCAGGAGCAGTTGGCTTTAAGGGTTCCAAGAAAGGGACACCATTTGCAGCTCAGTCAGCAGGAGAGAGAGCCGCCATTATTGCAAAAGAAAACGGCATGCAACATATTGATGTTTTCGTAAAGGGTCCTGGTCCAGGTAGAGAAACTGCGATCAGAGCCATTCAGGCAGCAGGGATTGAAGTTATATCTATAAAAGACGTCACACCAATACCACACAATGGATGTAGACCACGCAAAAGAAGAAGAGTATAG